CTTGGGTCGGCTCGTTTCctggctcgagccagctcgagctggcttgcAAGTCTTCCTGTTAAAATAcctcttcatatatattttataattattaaaagaagcaagaacaaatcatcaacatgtaaaatctaaataagtttatatattcaattcttcaaaattttaatgataaatttcaaGTTGACAAATAATAACGCTATAAAAAGTGAAATAATCGATATAAACACATGATGGCCTAGGCTTGCGAGCCAAAACAAGTAGCTCGCGAGTCACCTCGGCTCAGCTCATTTCAGCAACAAGCTGAAAAGGAGGcttgggcttggctcgtttggcttacgagccgagccgagccaaccaagctcgagccaagcccgaACTGAGCTCACGAGCCCGAGCTTTTTTTCCACCCCTAGTCATGGATTGACCTGCATGATGGTTTGTCAAAAACCATCACAGAGTACCAGAATCGGTGATGGTTTTAAACCATCACGATATTGCCCGAGGCCTAGTTAGTCCAGCCCAAGCCCATTTCCTGTGACGAAAAATAACCGACACGGATGAATTGCCACATCATCATAGATGCTTACATGGTTGCTTACATGGATGATGACATGGACACTACCTCAGCCCATTTGTTAACAGGCCAGAATCAAAGATGGgccaattttggcccaatttcAGCCATTTTCGCAGCAATTTTCCAGCCATTTTTGCAAGCCCATTTCAGCATATTGCAGCCCAAATTCGCCACTAATTTTTAGCCCACTCTTCAGCCTACTACTGCAGCACATATAGCCCATATACACAGCCCATTGTCAAACATTCAGCCCACATACACAGCCCACAAGTAATTAATGTAGCAGcacattaaataaaaaaaatcatactaacaGGTATAGTTGGCCAAATGGGCTGCCCAGCAAGGTACAACCCAGGCCTGGCCGTGCCTATGCCAAGGTtagtcgggccggcccggcccgaccgaCACGCCGAGCCGTGCCATGCCAGCCCACGGGTTGCATACACGGCCCAGGCACTGCCCAACACGACTAGGGTCATGCCGGACCAGCCCGAAGACACGACAACCCGTCGTTCTTCTCCatataataagtctatttttcatcccTCAACTCTGTGGGCTGTGTTCATTTGActggaaaataagtctattttgtattacTCTTCTCTTTGGGTCTTGCCTTATATGGTTATTTAAGTCTATTTAGCGTccctatatatttttcttcgatcctgccgtgccgggccagcccaccGTGCCGAGAGTACAGCCCAAGCATAACCCGGCTATCGGGCCGTGCCGTACTTGAGCCGGGCCACGGTcctcgggccatatggccatctatactaaCAGGACGTAAAAGACTCCTTATATCGCAGACTCCGATCGAATTACTCCATATCTCTCTCTTTTCGAACTAGGGATGGTGCACCCCGACGACGGCCGCCGATCGGAGATCGTCATGGACGCCGCCGGCCGGAGTTGCGAGGTGGACGAGGACTACATCAGCGGCCTCCCCGACGACCTCCTGCACAacatcctcctccgcctccgctccaccgccgccgccgcccgcaccaGCGTCCTGTCCCGACGCTGGCTCCGCGTCTGGGCCCATCTACCCGACCTCGAACACGGAAACTTccgtgcgccggcggcggcggtggactcGGTCCTCGACTCCAtcgacgccgccatggccgccagcCAAGCCCTGGCCATCGACAGCCTCTGCATCACCGTGGAAAAGGAGAACCGAACCCGACAACTCCCCCTCGCCGCCATCCCCGCCCACCGCGTGATCGCGTGGCTACGCTTCgcctcgcggcggcgcgtgcGCCGGCTCAACCTCTCGTTGCCAGCCGACGACGAcatggcggcgcgcgcgcccaGGAGGAgagtgggaggggaggggaggagaagacgaTGGAGGCGCTGCCGATCGATCTGCTCGCCATGGAGAGAGCTACAAGCATCGTGCTCGACCTCGGACACAGGTTCCGCCTCCGGCTGATGATGatcccgccgccggtggccggcggcagcggcgcgttcACGAAGCTCACCGCCCTGACCATAATCACCGCCGCCGTGGAAAGCCGCGATCTGGAAGCCCTCGTGTCCTCGCATTGCCCTCGCCTCGAGAGACTCTCCATCATCGGCGTAAagctgctcggcggcggcggcgccgcctccagctTCTCCATACGCTCCGACTCGCTCACCTCGCTGTACATCCACCTCCGGGACTCCAGCCTGGAGGAGGTCGTGGCCCCGAGGTTGGAGAAGCTGCACGCGTCAGGCGACACCGGGTTCCACGTCGCTGCCCCCATGCTGGCCGAGGTCTCTTGGCAAGACGTCCATCGTGCCTACCTCAGCAatggcgtccgccgccgcccgctcaagatcgccggcgccgcgcgtAGTCTGCGGCGGCTATGCATCACGTCACCCTGTTCGGTCGGGTATCTGCTGCAGAGATTCGACGCCGTCGACTGGCTGGATCTGACACTCGCGGTTCCTCAGGTGAGTCTGGAATCTGCATGCGGCATGCCGTTCTGGATTTAGACATGTTAAACTTGCTCGATTCATAAATATTTCACCTTTACgccattttttgtttttaccatcttaataattttttttttcactagttGTATCTTTCTCAAATATCTCTTACTGCACCTTTTCATCATGTAATAGtcataggtggtgtttgaaactCATGTAAatcaagataaagatgaaaattaagtgttttacgcaaAAATAAGGTGGTATATTAACGTacgattaattattacaaacttaaaaaatagatttatctgatattttagagtaattaacaatttaaaaagtgTGCCACGAATATCAAAAGTGtcatccaacttttgttggagattCGAACGCGCGCATAGTACAATATTTACTATTTTGCACCGTAGCTAGGTATATTATAGTATGCCCACCAATTGCGGTTTTTTATAAACTAAGTATTTTAAAAGTTATTGTAGTATAGTATGCCCACCAATTGCTGTTTTTTATAAACTAAGtattttaaaagttattaatagtgaaagttctaaaattttaaCCAAGTTACGTCAAATACTTGAGACCAACCGGAACGGGTATAAGTAAGGCATAATTTCCAAGTTGTCTATATATGTCGTATATACAATTCTTGAACCAGTATATGTTTGTGGCAGGGAGTGGAGGCATACAGGACATTCATGGATGATATGGACAACCTTCCCAAGTGTGAGACATTGGTGGTAGCTCTAATAGCGCAGTTCCATGGCTTTGTGCCAAGCATGCTACATCTCCTGAGAAGATGCAGCCATGTAAAGAAACTTGTGGTAATGATTATTGAACACAGAGACCCACCTCCATTATCACCATCCAGTTTCTGCTCGACAGCATGCCCCTGTCGCTCGCCAGATATCTACAAGACCGACGGCATTGCTCTCGACTGCCTTGAAGAAGTAGAGATCCGTCCCATAGGATCAGCTCCTGTGGGAGTAGTTGCAGAATTTGTGGATCAGATATTCAGACTGGATGCAGCCATGCTCAAGAAGGTGGTCTATCAGCAGTCACCATTTAGACCAGACCAGGAGGGCTACGAGAAGGTCCGCAGCATGTATCTTTCAAATCCCAGAATCGAGTTCAGGCAATTGGCCTCTACTACACAAAGCAAGGATGTGACAGTCTTGTGTTCAGTAAATCAGTCGTAGCTTTGCAATCAATTTCTTTcagagatatattttttttctcgtgtaGCCGACCTACGATAATTTTGGTATAGATATATATTGTGAGAGAGATTATGTTGTGAATTTGGGGGAGCAATTCTTTTTTGTGTTCACGGAAAAAAATGCATCATTTGATATGCTGGTGATAATACAATGTGATTAATTTACATCTACTCCACATTCCACAAGTTTTGACGATTGGTGTCACCGGCCTTTTGTTggaaattaaatcattattcaatactccctccgtcccacggACTCTGGCTACACTTCACCTCGCAGCGGGAGAAACAGCCAGGGATCTTCCGGCTAACTTCATAAGATGGTGAATTAGACGATCTGGGTTTGAAGTCTCATCTGTTCTacttatttgatattaggttatTCTCTAATATtcacatcttcgccttgcagcGGCACGTGCGTCGGCTAAACCTCTCGTTGCCAGCCGACGACACGGCGCGCGCGCCCAGAAGAAGAGTGGGAAGAGAAGATGGAGGCGCTGCCGATCGATCTGCTCACCTTGGCGAGAGCTACAAGCATAGTGCTCAACCTCGGACATTTTTGAACATTATTAATTTGCTTTCTTAGTTTCTTGTAACATATTTTGGTGTGCAATTAATTCTTTTGCGTGTTCCGGAAAAAATGCATCATATATACAGTAGCCTGAACTTTGCTGATGCTGTAATGTAATGTGATTTAATTTACATTTTTACTCCACAAAGTTCGGTACAGTGCACTGGTCACCGGCCTTCGACGATGGTGACGGTGACGTCGTTGACGGTGCAGGTGGACGACCACTCGCCGTcggtcgagccgccgccgccgccgcg
The window above is part of the Oryza sativa Japonica Group chromosome 7, ASM3414082v1 genome. Proteins encoded here:
- the LOC107276222 gene encoding putative F-box/LRR-repeat protein At5g02700, which gives rise to MVHPDDGRRSEIVMDAAGRSCEVDEDYISGLPDDLLHNILLRLRSTAAAARTSVLSRRWLRVWAHLPDLEHGNFRAPAAAVDSVLDSIDAAMAASQALAIDSLCITVEKENRTRQLPLAAIPAHRVIAWLRFASRRREESGRGGEEKTMEALPIDLLAMERATSIVLDLGHRFRLRLMMIPPPVAGGSGAFTKLTALTIITAAVESRDLEALVSSHCPRLERLSIIGVKLLGGGGAASSFSIRSDSLTSLYIHLRDSSLEEVVAPRLEKLHASGDTGFHVAAPMLAEVSWQDVHRAYLSNGVRRRPLKIAGAARSLRRLCITSPCSVGYLLQRFDAVDWLDLTLAVPQGVEAYRTFMDDMDNLPKCETLVVALIAQFHGFVPSMLHLLRRCSHVKKLVVMIIEHRDPPPLSPSSFCSTACPCRSPDIYKTDGIALDCLEEVEIRPIGSAPVGVVAEFVDQIFRLDAAMLKKVVYQQSPFRPDQEGYEKVRSMYLSNPRIEFRQLASTTQSKDVTVLCSVNQS